Proteins encoded within one genomic window of Hevea brasiliensis isolate MT/VB/25A 57/8 chromosome 8, ASM3005281v1, whole genome shotgun sequence:
- the LOC110662071 gene encoding iridoid oxidase-like: MDYMYSVLVCSTLFLSLALVLCLNGKQWGKGTKNLPPGPPGWPLLGNIFDLGTVPHQTLQELKLKYGPVLRLRLGSMETVVIQSTKAAAELFKNHDASFCDRKCLDVLTSHNFRDGSLAVGQFSPYWRMLRRLCSIEMMTNKRINETASMRRKCIDQMIRSIEDNAVAANARGESIAVNLPRYLFIMAFNVVGNLMLSQDLLDSQSKEGYEFFQTLGKILVWAGKPNVADFFPFFKWLDPQGLKKNMLKDMGRALEIIEGFVKERIEKHKPNEEKAKDFLDTLLEFEGDGKDWQEKIPYEKIIIIIMEMFVAGSETTSTVIEWVMAELLRKPEAMRKVKEELNEVVGVNRNAEESDIEKLPYLQAVLKETLRLHPPVPLLVPRNTIQDTNFMGYHIPKDTQVLVNVWAIGRDPDSWEDPLSFRPERFLGSSIDYKGQNFELLPFGSGRRICVGMLLAQRIVLLGLASLIHCFDWELEKDLTPETLDMRERIGISVRKLVPLNVIPKRRPRKVTT; encoded by the exons ATGGATTACATGTACAGTGTCCTTGTTTGCTCAACTCTTTTCTTATCACTAGCTCTGGTTCTGTGCCTAAATGGAAAACAGTGGGGAAAGGGAACCAAGAACCTGCCTCCAGGGCCTCCAGGATGGCCACTTTTGGGCAATATTTTCGATCTTGGAACCGTGCCCCATCAAACTCTACAGGAGCTGAAGTTGAAGTATGGACCTGTGCTCCGGTTAAGACTAGGATCCATGGAAACGGTAGTGATACAGTCGACCAAGGCTGCGGCGGAGCTGTTCAAGAATCACGATGCCAGCTTCTGTGATCGTAAGTGTCTTGATGTATTAACGAGTCATAACTTCAGAGATGGGTCACTTGCAGTTGGCCAGTTTAGCCCATACTGGCGCATGCTTAGGCGTCTTTGCTCGATAGAAATGATGACCAATAAGCGAATCAATGAGACAGCCTCCATGCGGCGAAAGTGTATTGATCAAATGATAAG GAGTATTGAAGATAATGCAGTAGCTGCAAATGCAAGGGGAGAATCAATCGCAGTGAATTTACCTCGCTATCTCTTCATAATGGCATTTAACGTAGTTGGGAACCTCATGCTGTCACAAGACCTTTTGGATTCGCAAAGTAAAGAAGGGTATGAATTTTTTCAAACCCTGGGAAAGATTTTAGTGTGGGCAGGGAAGCCAAACGTAGCAGACTTTTTTCCATTCTTCAAATGGTTAGATCCACAAGGACTAAAGAAGAACATGTTGAAAGACATGGGACGAGCATTGGAGATTATTGAAGGGTTTGTGAAAGAGAGGATTGAGAAGCACAAACCGAATGAGGAGAAGGCTAAGGACTTTCTAGACACATTGTTGGAATTTGAAGGCGACGGAAAAGATTGGCAGGAGAAGATCCCATATGAAAAAATCATCATAATCATAATG GAAATGTTTGTTGCTGGGTCAGAGACTACAAGCACAGTAATAGAATGGGTCATGGCAGAGTTACTTCGCAAACCTGAAGCCATGAGAAAGGTTAAAGAAGAACTCAATGAAGTTGTTGGAGTAAATAGAAATGCTGAAGAAAGTGACATAGAGAAGCTGCCATATTTGCAAGCTGTTTTGAAGGAAACACTACGGTTGCATCCTCCAGTTCCTTTACTCGTTCCAAGAAACACAATACAAGATACAAATTTCATGGGGTACCACATACCCAAAGATACTCAAGTTCTTGTGAATGTATGGGCAATAGGAAGAGATCCAGATTCTTGGGAAGATCCATTGTCCTTTAGGCCTGAGAGATTTCTTGGTTCAAGTATTGACTACAAAGGGCAAAATTTTGAGCTACTTCCATTTGGATCAGGAAGGCGGATTTGTGTAGGTATGTTATTGGCTCAACGAATAGTTCTCCTTGGTCTGGCATCTTTAATTCACTGTTTTGACTGGGAACTTGAGAAGGATTTAACCCCTGAAACCTTAGATATGAGAGAAAGGATTGGGATATCAGTGAGAAAGCTTGTGCCTTTGAATGTCATACCCAAGAGACGTCCAAGGAAAGTGACTACctga
- the LOC110662070 gene encoding iridoid oxidase-like: MEYIYGFLVCTTLFLSLFLVLCQNGKKWGNGTKNLPPGPPGWPLLGNIFDLGTVAHQTLQELKLKYGPVLRLRLGSMETVVIQSAKAAAELFKNHDASFCDRKCLDVLTSHNFRDGSLAVGQFSPYWRMLRRLCSIEMMTNKRINETASMRRKCIDQMIRSIEDNAVAANARGESIAVNLPRYLSIMAFNVVGNLMLSKDLLDSQSKEGYEFFQTLGKILVWAGKPNVADFFPFFKWLDPQGLKKNMLKDMGRALEIIEGFVKERIEKHKPNEEKAKDFLDTLLEFEGDGKDWQEKIPYEKIIIIIMEMFVAGSETTSTVIEWVMAELLRKPEAMRKVKEELNEVVRENRNAEESDIEKLPYLQAVLKETLRLHPPVPLLVPRNTIQDTNFMGYHIPKDTQVLVNVWAIGRDPDSWEDPLSFRPERFLDSSIDYKGQNFELLPFGSGRRICVGMLLAQRVVLLGLASLIHCFDWELEKDSTPETLDMRERIGISVRKLVPLNVIPKRRPRKVTT, from the exons ATGGAGTACATCTACGGTTTCCTAGTCTGCACAACTCTTTTCTTATCACTGTTTCTGGTTCTATGCCAAAATGGAAAAAAGTGGGGAAATGGAACAAAGAACCTGCCTCCAGGGCCTCCAGGATGGCCACTCTTGGGCAATATTTTCGATCTTGGAACCGTGGCCCATCAAACTCTACAGGAGCTGAAGTTGAAGTATGGACCTGTGCTCCGGTTAAGACTAGGATCCATGGAAACGGTAGTGATACAGTCGGCCAAGGCTGCGGCGGAGCTGTTCAAGAATCACGATGCCAGCTTCTGTGATCGTAAGTGTCTTGATGTATTAACGAGTCATAACTTCAGAGATGGGTCACTTGCAGTTGGCCAGTTTAGCCCATACTGGCGCATGCTTAGGCGTCTTTGCTCGATAGAAATGATGACCAATAAGCGAATCAATGAGACAGCCTCCATGCGGCGAAAGTGCATTGATCAAATGATAAG GAGTATTGAAGATAATGCAGTAGCTGCAAATGCAAGGGGAGAATCAATCGCAGTGAATTTACCTCGCTATCTCTCTATAATGGCATTTAACGTCGTCGGGAACCTCATGCTGTCAAAAGACCTTTTGGATTCGCAAAGTAAAGAAGGGTATGAATTTTTTCAAACCCTGGGAAAGATTTTAGTGTGGGCAGGGAAGCCAAACGTAGCAGACTTTTTTCCATTCTTCAAATGGTTAGATCCACAAGGACTAAAGAAGAACATGTTGAAAGACATGGGACGAGCATTGGAGATTATTGAAGGGTTTGTGAAAGAGAGGATTGAGAAGCACAAACCGAATGAGGAGAAGGCTAAGGACTTTCTAGACACATTGTTGGAATTTGAAGGCGACGGAAAAGATTGGCAGGAGAAGATCCCATATGAAAAAATCATCATAATCATAATG GAAATGTTTGTTGCTGGGTCAGAGACTACAAGCACAGTAATAGAATGGGTCATGGCAGAGTTACTTCGCAAACCTGAAGCCATGAGAAAGGTTAAAGAAGAACTCAATGAAGTTGTTAGAGAAAATAGAAATGCTGAAGAAAGTGACATAGAGAAGCTGCCATATTTGCAAGCTGTTTTGAAGGAAACACTTCGGTTGCATCCTCCAGTTCCTTTACTCGTTCCAAGAAACACAATACAAGATACAAATTTCATGGGTTACCACATACCCAAAGATACTCAAGTTCTTGTGAATGTATGGGCAATAGGAAGAGATCCAGATTCTTGGGAAGATCCATTGTCCTTTAGGCCTGAGAGATTTCTTGATTCAAGTATTGACTACAAAGGGCAAAATTTTGAGCTACTTCCATTTGGATCAGGAAGGCGGATTTGTGTAGGTATGTTATTGGCTCAACGAGTAGTTCTCCTTGGTCTGGCATCTTTAATTCACTGTTTTGACTGGGAACTTGAGAAGGATTCAACCCCTGAAACCTTAGATATGAGAGAAAGGATTGGGATATCAGTGAGAAAGCTTGTGCCTTTGAATGTCATACCCAAGAGACGTCCAAGGAAAGTGACTACctga